A region of Laspinema palackyanum D2c DNA encodes the following proteins:
- the pilM gene encoding type IV pilus assembly protein PilM codes for MVNFFKKFLSKGSNGIGLEIAPERLNIVQLRQQGASYQLETYATAEVPEGVVQEGLIADPPEMAQLIQETLAEHNLTNIKRVATAVPAREGVIRIIPVPKELNDLELREYMNQEAGLYLPFPREEADVDFQKLGEFMDEDGIEKVQVLLVATRKEVTDTYISTFQEAGLGIEILEISSFALLRTIREQLLQLPPEEAVVLTDIQFDSTEIAIVVDGIPQFSRTIPIGTYQVQTALSQAMNLPPSRNTDMLQGMTIPANPTESTGSGTMGGGSSPGTQAIIKVFSELGDELRRSIDFYMNQSEGLEVGQLLLAGPGASIGGLDDFFNQRLSLLSIVVDPVENLALEVDEEKMPLMQRPGLGVVLGLAMREAK; via the coding sequence GTGGTTAATTTCTTTAAAAAATTCCTGTCTAAAGGATCCAATGGAATTGGACTGGAAATTGCTCCAGAACGACTCAATATCGTGCAACTGCGTCAACAGGGTGCCTCCTATCAACTAGAAACTTATGCTACGGCGGAAGTCCCCGAAGGCGTTGTGCAAGAAGGGTTGATTGCGGACCCCCCGGAGATGGCTCAACTGATCCAAGAAACCCTCGCCGAACACAATTTAACAAATATCAAGCGGGTCGCTACGGCTGTACCGGCGCGGGAAGGGGTAATTCGGATTATTCCCGTTCCCAAAGAACTGAATGATTTGGAATTGCGGGAGTACATGAACCAAGAGGCGGGACTCTATTTGCCCTTTCCCCGAGAAGAGGCGGATGTGGACTTCCAAAAGTTAGGGGAGTTCATGGATGAGGATGGCATCGAAAAGGTCCAGGTGCTGCTCGTGGCCACTCGCAAGGAAGTGACGGATACTTATATTAGTACCTTTCAAGAAGCGGGTTTAGGGATAGAAATTCTGGAGATTTCGAGTTTTGCCCTGTTACGGACGATTCGAGAACAACTGCTCCAGTTACCGCCAGAAGAGGCGGTGGTGCTGACAGATATTCAGTTTGATAGTACCGAAATTGCGATCGTGGTGGATGGGATTCCCCAGTTTTCTCGAACCATCCCGATCGGGACCTATCAGGTGCAAACGGCCCTATCCCAAGCGATGAATTTACCCCCTTCTCGCAATACGGATATGTTGCAGGGGATGACCATTCCGGCTAACCCAACAGAAAGTACGGGGTCAGGTACAATGGGGGGAGGAAGTAGCCCGGGGACACAGGCTATTATTAAAGTGTTTTCCGAGTTAGGGGACGAACTGCGGCGCTCAATTGATTTTTATATGAATCAGAGCGAAGGATTGGAGGTCGGACAGCTCCTGCTGGCAGGACCGGGCGCATCGATTGGAGGGTTGGATGACTTTTTCAATCAGCGATTAAGTTTATTAAGCATAGTAGTGGATCCAGTGGAGAATTTAGCCCTGGAAGTAGACGAAGAAAAAATGCCCCTAATGCAGCGCCCAGGATTGGGAGTTGTGCTGGGGTTAGCCATGCGGGAGGCCAAATGA
- a CDS encoding AMIN domain-containing protein has protein sequence MKQPHALGCLFGASAIVIMASAPAMAVTQITGVNVSTSGGGVQVILDTQGGDRPQVFTVNRGTDVIADIINTQLSLPGGQSFRQNNPAPGITSIVVTPLDANSVRVIVSGSSSAPEVAINQADASGINLGFNTGGGVAALPNVSPSTPPPPPGMTPPPGIPSSPDVLVPNPQITIEGGPAPIARPNQASAPPFQPRAVAPPLGDIAVGNVDSSASIITLGTTEVIPRLVLRDAPVRDVLALLARSAGFNLAYSPPPRNEGGQAQNVEDDGGPKISLDIENEPIENIFNYILRLGGLEANRVADTIFVGVRLPDSARNVVIRTLRLNQVSALDAANFLVAQGAERQEIASQVQVQTFSQGEGLPPRLIETVDNDFQRLAPELPEQEGILGPNRLGAPYLLNGILVTIDTRMNSVTLIGEPRKIEIASALISQIDLRQRQVAVNVKIIDVNLANVDNFSSSFSFGINDSFFVNDAGAAAVNFGGVNPPSRTTLTASPLVPPVITNPAGADVQFDRNQLIQVPLTGPRGAEGLFLRPIPGISSDPLRVNISEYEGFEVDPTTGVITAGEATFSLPTLFQYPKRFLSLLQAQIQSRNAKILTDPTLVIQQGESAQVNLTQDVLQSVTIQTQDTVAGPRETRSPTLIPVGLTLAIAVENIDDNGFITVQLNPEVSSPVGQETTGDGGFVTLVQRRSLSSGRLRLRDGQTLIISGIIQDQDRTTVSKVPILGDLPLIGSLFRSTNRQNERAEVIVLVTPQILDDSDNAGFGYGYSPGQEVQQMLNQNR, from the coding sequence GTGAAACAGCCTCATGCACTCGGGTGCTTATTCGGAGCTAGTGCGATCGTGATTATGGCCAGCGCCCCAGCAATGGCAGTCACTCAAATCACAGGAGTGAACGTCAGTACCAGCGGTGGCGGAGTCCAGGTAATTTTGGATACCCAGGGGGGCGATCGGCCCCAAGTCTTTACCGTCAACCGAGGTACAGACGTTATTGCAGATATTATCAATACTCAACTCAGCCTACCCGGGGGGCAGAGTTTCCGTCAAAATAACCCAGCACCAGGGATTACCTCCATCGTCGTCACCCCCCTCGATGCCAATAGCGTCCGGGTGATCGTCAGTGGCAGCAGCAGCGCCCCAGAGGTCGCCATCAACCAAGCCGATGCGTCTGGAATTAACCTTGGCTTCAATACCGGAGGGGGCGTTGCCGCCTTACCTAATGTCAGCCCTTCCACCCCTCCTCCACCTCCTGGCATGACGCCACCCCCGGGCATCCCATCGAGTCCAGACGTACTCGTGCCAAATCCGCAAATCACCATTGAGGGTGGCCCTGCTCCGATTGCCAGACCCAACCAGGCATCAGCACCCCCTTTTCAGCCGCGAGCGGTTGCCCCACCCTTAGGGGATATTGCCGTTGGCAACGTTGATTCTTCTGCCTCCATCATTACTTTAGGAACAACTGAAGTCATTCCCCGGCTGGTCCTACGGGATGCACCTGTGCGAGATGTATTGGCACTTTTAGCGCGATCGGCAGGTTTTAACCTAGCCTATAGTCCACCCCCGCGTAATGAAGGGGGTCAAGCGCAGAACGTAGAAGACGATGGGGGACCTAAAATTTCCCTAGATATTGAAAACGAGCCGATTGAAAATATCTTCAACTATATCCTCCGCCTAGGAGGACTTGAAGCAAACCGAGTCGCCGACACCATTTTTGTAGGAGTTCGACTGCCAGATTCGGCTCGCAACGTAGTTATTCGGACATTAAGGCTTAATCAAGTTAGCGCGCTAGATGCAGCTAACTTTCTTGTTGCACAAGGGGCAGAAAGACAAGAGATTGCAAGCCAAGTTCAGGTACAGACATTTTCCCAGGGAGAGGGTCTACCTCCGCGTTTGATAGAAACAGTAGACAACGATTTTCAACGATTAGCGCCTGAGCTACCAGAGCAAGAAGGAATACTGGGGCCAAATAGATTGGGCGCTCCCTACCTGCTGAATGGGATATTGGTGACCATAGACACGCGGATGAATTCCGTCACTCTCATTGGGGAACCTCGGAAAATTGAAATTGCTAGTGCTTTAATCAGTCAAATCGATCTTCGTCAGCGTCAAGTGGCAGTGAATGTCAAGATTATTGACGTCAACTTAGCTAATGTCGATAACTTTAGCAGTAGCTTTTCTTTTGGCATTAATGATAGTTTCTTTGTCAATGATGCAGGAGCAGCAGCCGTTAACTTTGGTGGAGTGAATCCCCCCAGCCGTACTACTCTGACCGCAAGTCCTTTAGTTCCTCCGGTTATTACTAATCCCGCTGGGGCAGATGTCCAGTTCGATCGCAACCAACTCATTCAAGTTCCCCTCACGGGTCCACGAGGAGCAGAGGGACTCTTTCTGCGTCCCATTCCTGGAATTAGTAGCGATCCTCTGAGGGTAAACATTTCAGAGTACGAGGGGTTTGAAGTCGATCCGACAACGGGGGTTATTACAGCCGGTGAGGCTACTTTTAGTCTGCCTACCTTGTTCCAATACCCGAAACGATTTTTGTCCCTACTCCAGGCGCAGATTCAGAGTCGGAATGCGAAAATTTTGACGGATCCGACCCTGGTCATTCAACAGGGAGAAAGCGCTCAGGTTAACTTGACTCAGGATGTTCTTCAAAGTGTTACCATTCAAACTCAAGATACGGTTGCAGGACCCCGAGAAACCAGAAGCCCTACATTGATCCCGGTGGGTTTAACACTGGCGATCGCCGTTGAAAATATTGATGACAATGGATTCATCACGGTGCAGCTCAATCCTGAAGTGAGCTCACCTGTGGGTCAAGAAACGACAGGTGACGGAGGATTTGTCACCCTGGTACAGCGCCGCAGCCTCTCTTCTGGACGGTTGCGCCTGCGGGATGGGCAGACTTTAATCATTTCCGGCATCATTCAGGACCAAGACCGAACCACGGTAAGCAAAGTCCCAATTTTAGGGGATTTACCTCTGATTGGTTCGTTGTTCAGAAGCACGAACCGGCAAAATGAACGGGCTGAGGTGATTGTCCTGGTGACGCCTCAGATTCTGGATGATTCGGATAATGCTGGCTTTGGTTATGGGTATTCCCCTGGGCAGGAGGTCCAACAAATGCTGAATCAAAATCGGTAA
- a CDS encoding dihydrolipoyl dehydrogenase family protein yields MTLDYDLVVIGGTRPGIEAAITAAKLQARVALVQPPQQAVNAPPFYEGTGPLQTAELFDSPSILWGAPFPKDLSELARALAQSTQALASLGEERSPAVLASLGIDVIAEAGEFICIPQLTLDVKTRRLISRHYLLAPSFRSAIPDIPGLATTGYLTRETFHHFTQGTLPNSIAIIGSDPNGIELAQILVRLGIAITLITSAPQILPKEDPEAAQLIQAQLEADGILVLTDSPVMAVKSSQGKKIVQTENRAIACDEIFIACGFQSNIDGLNLENVGVKFYRTPLGQRVQLNAKLQTTNPRIYGCGNLAGGYPLVNVARHEAEIAVKNALFFSRHRVNYGGIPWAFQTYPEIARVGLTEPQAKARYDDVIVLRQYFKGIAGGRLQQETTGFCKVLVRKKGEILGAHILGPGASELIHSFALGMQNNLKVEAIATLPHIWPSLSEINQQTAQLWQEGRFKQNTFWQNLLDIWFNWRR; encoded by the coding sequence GTGACCTTGGATTACGATTTAGTCGTTATTGGCGGCACTCGCCCGGGAATAGAAGCGGCCATTACTGCCGCCAAACTGCAAGCGCGAGTGGCCCTGGTCCAACCGCCTCAACAGGCCGTCAATGCCCCTCCGTTTTATGAGGGGACAGGGCCCTTACAAACAGCGGAGTTATTTGATTCCCCTTCGATTCTCTGGGGTGCGCCATTTCCCAAGGACCTCTCGGAACTGGCCCGCGCCCTGGCGCAGTCAACCCAGGCCCTGGCATCCTTGGGGGAAGAACGGTCCCCGGCAGTTCTCGCTTCTCTCGGCATTGATGTGATTGCAGAGGCGGGAGAGTTTATTTGCATACCACAACTTACCCTAGATGTCAAGACTAGACGCCTAATTTCTCGCCATTATTTATTAGCCCCCAGTTTTCGGTCAGCGATTCCTGACATTCCGGGACTGGCAACCACGGGATACCTGACCCGGGAAACCTTCCATCACTTCACCCAAGGAACCCTCCCGAATAGCATTGCAATTATTGGCAGCGACCCCAATGGCATTGAACTGGCACAAATCCTAGTTCGGTTGGGAATTGCCATCACTCTGATCACTTCTGCACCCCAGATTTTGCCGAAAGAAGACCCCGAGGCGGCACAATTGATTCAGGCACAACTGGAAGCAGACGGCATTCTTGTCTTGACGGATTCCCCAGTTATGGCAGTTAAATCGAGTCAAGGGAAAAAGATTGTTCAGACTGAAAACCGGGCGATCGCCTGCGATGAAATTTTTATTGCCTGTGGTTTCCAGTCGAATATTGACGGATTAAACCTAGAAAACGTAGGCGTGAAATTCTACCGGACCCCCCTAGGTCAAAGGGTGCAACTTAACGCTAAATTACAAACAACTAACCCGCGCATTTATGGCTGTGGTAACCTAGCAGGGGGCTATCCGCTGGTTAATGTAGCCCGACATGAAGCTGAAATCGCGGTTAAAAATGCCTTATTTTTCTCCCGTCATCGCGTTAATTATGGGGGCATTCCCTGGGCGTTTCAGACTTATCCTGAAATTGCCCGAGTCGGACTGACTGAACCCCAGGCGAAAGCTCGCTATGATGATGTGATTGTTTTGAGGCAATATTTTAAAGGCATTGCCGGGGGTCGATTGCAGCAAGAAACCACGGGTTTTTGTAAGGTATTAGTCCGGAAAAAGGGAGAGATTTTGGGCGCGCATATTTTAGGACCGGGAGCATCGGAACTGATTCACAGTTTTGCTTTAGGGATGCAAAATAACTTGAAGGTAGAGGCGATCGCTACTTTACCCCATATTTGGCCCAGTCTGTCGGAGATTAATCAACAAACGGCCCAACTCTGGCAGGAGGGACGGTTCAAGCAAAATACGTTCTGGCAAAACCTTCTTGATATTTGGTTTAATTGGCGGAGATAA
- a CDS encoding hemolysin family protein: MNSFTLEILIILLLILINGIFAMSEIALVSARKARLQQWANQGDIKARVALELANSPNRFLSTVQIGITLVGIFAGAFGGATIAENVVVQLDRLPVTVPYKGAVALLIVVVSITYLSLILGELVPKRLALNNPERIATRIAIPMRLLGKIGAPVVHLLSASTDLVLRLLRTQPSNEPQVIEEEIKILLEQGTEAGTFEQEEQAMVERVFRLDERRVSSLMTPRPDVIWLNLDDSIEENRHKIISSTHTRFPVCQNVLDNVLGVIQINDLLARSLLSQPIDLTDALRQPLFVPEHTKALKVLELFKQTGTHIALAVDEYGVLQGLVTLNDILEAIVGDLPSMNQPDDLQIVQREDGSWLLDGMVSIEKFREVFNLQELPGEQQGNYHTLGGFVITHLGRIPMAADHFEWAGFRFEVMDMDGNRVDKILVMPVQGTL; encoded by the coding sequence ATGAATTCTTTTACCCTGGAAATTCTCATCATTTTACTCCTGATTCTCATCAACGGGATATTTGCCATGTCTGAAATTGCCCTCGTTTCGGCAAGGAAGGCCCGACTGCAACAATGGGCGAATCAGGGAGACATTAAGGCCAGAGTAGCCTTAGAATTGGCAAATTCCCCCAATCGCTTCCTCTCCACGGTACAAATTGGGATCACGTTAGTGGGAATCTTCGCTGGGGCCTTTGGCGGTGCCACCATTGCCGAGAACGTGGTAGTTCAGTTAGATCGTCTTCCGGTGACGGTGCCTTATAAAGGGGCCGTTGCCCTCTTAATTGTGGTGGTTAGCATTACTTACCTGTCTCTAATTTTAGGAGAACTGGTCCCCAAACGCCTTGCTTTAAACAATCCCGAACGAATTGCCACCCGCATTGCAATTCCCATGCGCTTGTTAGGCAAAATTGGCGCACCCGTGGTTCATTTGTTGAGTGCTTCTACAGATTTGGTGTTGCGACTGTTGAGAACTCAACCCTCGAACGAACCTCAAGTCATCGAAGAAGAAATTAAAATTTTACTCGAACAAGGCACGGAAGCCGGTACATTTGAGCAAGAAGAACAGGCGATGGTTGAGCGCGTGTTTCGCTTAGATGAACGGCGCGTGAGTTCATTAATGACCCCCCGCCCCGACGTAATTTGGCTGAATTTAGATGACTCAATAGAAGAGAACCGCCACAAGATTATTAGCAGTACCCACACCCGTTTTCCGGTCTGTCAAAATGTGTTGGATAATGTCTTGGGGGTGATTCAGATTAATGATTTATTAGCCCGTTCTCTGCTCTCCCAACCCATTGACCTCACCGATGCTTTGCGGCAACCTTTGTTCGTTCCTGAACATACCAAAGCCCTCAAAGTCTTAGAGTTATTCAAGCAAACCGGCACTCATATTGCCTTAGCCGTCGATGAATATGGAGTGCTTCAGGGATTGGTGACCTTGAACGATATTTTAGAGGCGATCGTTGGGGATTTGCCCTCCATGAATCAACCGGATGACTTGCAAATTGTCCAGCGCGAGGATGGGTCTTGGTTATTAGATGGCATGGTCTCTATTGAAAAATTCCGGGAAGTTTTTAATTTGCAAGAGTTACCCGGAGAACAACAAGGAAACTATCACACCTTGGGAGGTTTCGTCATCACCCATTTGGGACGGATTCCGATGGCAGCGGACCATTTTGAATGGGCGGGATTTCGATTTGAAGTCATGGATATGGATGGAAATCGCGTTGATAAAATATTAGTCATGCCGGTACAGGGGACTCTCTAA
- a CDS encoding ABC transporter substrate-binding protein: MRVRINRWKRFGLFVLSGLLLSWAIACTPGTGSNSSQPASGTAEVEFWTMQLQPQFTDYFNSLIATFESENPEIKVRWVDVPWSAMESKILAAVSAKTAPDVVNLNPNFATLLASRNAWLTLDDQIPNEIRQQYLPNIWKASTLNGTSFGIPWYLTTRISIYNTQLFNEAGIDQPPSTYAELAQVAQQIRDRTGKYALFVTFVPGDSSEVLESMVQMGMQLVDEQGKAAFNTPEGRAAFQYWVDLYEKGLLPREVLTQGHRQAVQLYQAGEIAILGSGPQFFKTIAENAPSIAAVSAAAPQITGQTGKKTAAVMNLVVPRDTDVPEAAVKFALFVTNDQNQLSFAKDANVLPSTLQALQDSHFQVLPADAPQIDRARIISAEDLKSAEALIPAMEDIQQLQRIIYDNLQGAMLGQQSVDQAVTNAAQQWEARN, encoded by the coding sequence ATGAGAGTAAGAATCAACCGTTGGAAACGCTTTGGACTCTTTGTCTTGTCGGGTTTGTTGCTGAGTTGGGCGATCGCCTGCACTCCCGGTACTGGCTCCAATTCGAGCCAACCCGCCTCGGGGACTGCGGAAGTTGAATTTTGGACAATGCAACTCCAGCCCCAGTTTACGGACTATTTCAACAGTTTAATCGCTACATTTGAATCAGAAAATCCCGAAATCAAAGTGCGTTGGGTTGATGTGCCTTGGTCCGCGATGGAAAGCAAGATTTTGGCCGCCGTTTCCGCCAAAACTGCCCCGGATGTGGTCAACCTGAATCCTAATTTTGCCACGCTTCTTGCCAGTCGCAATGCGTGGCTCACTCTGGATGATCAGATCCCAAATGAGATTCGCCAGCAGTATCTTCCCAATATCTGGAAAGCGAGTACCTTAAATGGCACAAGCTTTGGTATTCCTTGGTATCTGACCACCCGAATTTCTATTTATAATACCCAACTCTTCAACGAAGCGGGCATTGACCAACCTCCCAGCACTTATGCTGAATTAGCACAGGTGGCCCAACAAATTCGCGACAGAACCGGCAAATATGCCCTATTCGTGACATTTGTTCCCGGGGATTCCTCGGAGGTCCTCGAATCGATGGTCCAAATGGGAATGCAACTGGTGGATGAGCAAGGCAAAGCTGCTTTTAATACTCCAGAAGGACGCGCCGCTTTTCAATATTGGGTAGACCTCTATGAAAAGGGTCTGTTGCCTCGGGAAGTCCTCACCCAAGGGCATCGTCAAGCGGTCCAACTGTATCAAGCGGGAGAAATTGCCATCCTCGGTTCCGGACCCCAATTTTTCAAGACGATCGCCGAAAATGCCCCGAGTATTGCTGCTGTCTCTGCGGCGGCCCCCCAAATCACCGGCCAAACTGGGAAGAAAACCGCCGCCGTCATGAATTTGGTGGTGCCTCGGGATACGGATGTCCCAGAAGCAGCGGTTAAGTTTGCCCTCTTTGTCACCAATGATCAGAATCAGTTGAGCTTTGCCAAGGATGCCAACGTCTTGCCTTCTACCCTGCAAGCTCTCCAGGATAGTCATTTCCAGGTATTGCCCGCTGATGCCCCCCAGATCGATCGCGCCCGAATTATTAGTGCTGAGGATCTCAAGAGTGCAGAGGCCCTCATCCCGGCGATGGAAGATATCCAGCAACTGCAACGGATTATTTACGATAATTTGCAAGGGGCCATGTTGGGTCAACAGTCGGTGGATCAAGCGGTTACCAATGCGGCCCAGCAGTGGGAAGCCCGCAATTAG
- a CDS encoding PilN domain-containing protein — MYSLEINFLNDRADYKPPVVKKAPGATSRQQTTMLIGGMAAGISAIAVVMGGWFVVNNQNTELKGQLANLESQSGSLGAQVQEVEAINAEIQQLNTQITFFANIFNTSVKPMSALLQELRDRLPPGVQVANLNHTIEQTPPEEIQASSPWTKVKQKIQIRGYAKTFDDVNDFVLTLKRSPFFNESQTQLIDATLVDNPVAVECDPSFQGQQVTCPPTDFQLPKVVEYNINATVSNVLASEILADLQRTRAEGLTTRINSLEQQGVIQR; from the coding sequence ATGTATAGTCTAGAAATTAATTTTCTCAACGATCGCGCTGATTATAAGCCCCCAGTTGTGAAAAAAGCGCCCGGTGCAACTTCCAGGCAACAAACGACAATGTTGATTGGGGGAATGGCTGCCGGAATATCGGCGATCGCCGTAGTCATGGGGGGCTGGTTTGTGGTGAATAACCAAAACACCGAACTCAAGGGACAGTTGGCTAACCTGGAAAGTCAATCCGGGAGTTTGGGTGCTCAAGTTCAAGAGGTTGAAGCCATCAATGCTGAAATTCAGCAGTTGAATACCCAAATTACATTTTTTGCCAATATTTTCAATACTTCAGTCAAGCCGATGTCAGCGCTGTTACAAGAACTGCGCGATCGCCTCCCGCCCGGGGTCCAAGTGGCTAATCTCAACCATACAATCGAACAAACGCCTCCAGAAGAAATTCAAGCCTCCTCACCCTGGACGAAAGTCAAACAAAAGATTCAGATCCGGGGATATGCCAAAACCTTTGATGATGTCAATGATTTTGTGCTCACCCTGAAGCGATCGCCCTTCTTTAATGAGAGTCAAACCCAGTTAATCGATGCCACCCTGGTAGACAATCCGGTGGCGGTGGAATGCGACCCTAGTTTCCAGGGTCAACAAGTCACCTGTCCCCCGACAGACTTTCAACTGCCCAAAGTTGTCGAATATAACATTAATGCCACGGTGAGCAACGTTCTGGCTTCAGAAATTCTCGCTGATCTCCAGCGAACTCGGGCAGAAGGACTGACCACTCGCATCAATTCACTCGAACAACAGGGGGTAATTCAACGATGA
- the cobD gene encoding threonine-phosphate decarboxylase CobD produces MNQPKHGGNLAWAATLAGCPPSSILDFSASISPLGPPPSVNAAIHSHLGELRNYPDPSYYSLRSQLGQACSLPPEWILPGNGAAELLTWAGYSLSTLPTTFLLTPAFGDYRRCLQTFGATVVDCPLLGDEEGEFLGVGEATAKTPSGLDCLIPKLQQQKAPGGLLLNNPHNPTGQLFSKTEILPYLEHFALVVVDEAFMDFLPPEDQESLITVVQDYPNLVILRSLTKFYSMPGLRLGYAIAHPDCLQQWQQWRDPWPVNILAAAVGEAVVQDIAFQQQTWAWLPTARSQLFDGLAGIPGLQPLPSAANFLLVRSQHSCSQLQQDLLTRHRILIRDCLSFPELGDAYFRVAVRLPEENQRLIAALTDILS; encoded by the coding sequence TTGAATCAGCCAAAGCATGGGGGGAATTTAGCCTGGGCAGCAACTCTGGCAGGCTGTCCCCCTTCCTCTATCCTGGATTTCTCCGCCAGCATTAGTCCGTTGGGGCCGCCCCCATCGGTCAATGCGGCTATTCACAGCCACTTGGGCGAACTGCGAAACTACCCTGACCCCAGCTACTATTCCTTGCGATCGCAGTTGGGTCAGGCTTGCAGTCTTCCTCCTGAGTGGATCCTGCCCGGTAATGGGGCGGCAGAGTTGTTAACCTGGGCAGGATACTCACTCTCGACCCTGCCTACTACGTTTCTGTTAACCCCCGCCTTTGGCGATTACCGTCGGTGTCTGCAAACTTTTGGCGCAACGGTGGTGGATTGTCCCCTTTTGGGAGATGAGGAAGGGGAATTCCTGGGGGTGGGTGAAGCAACAGCTAAAACCCCCTCGGGATTAGACTGCCTCATTCCTAAATTGCAGCAGCAGAAAGCCCCAGGCGGTCTGTTGCTGAATAATCCGCACAATCCCACGGGTCAACTATTTTCAAAAACCGAAATTCTGCCCTATCTGGAGCATTTTGCCCTGGTGGTGGTGGATGAAGCCTTTATGGATTTTCTCCCCCCCGAGGACCAGGAAAGTTTGATAACGGTGGTCCAGGATTACCCCAATTTAGTGATTCTGCGATCGCTGACTAAGTTTTACTCTATGCCTGGACTCCGCCTGGGTTATGCGATCGCCCATCCCGACTGCCTCCAACAGTGGCAACAGTGGCGCGACCCTTGGCCGGTCAATATCCTAGCGGCAGCAGTTGGGGAAGCGGTGGTCCAGGATATAGCCTTTCAGCAACAAACTTGGGCCTGGTTGCCGACGGCGCGATCGCAACTGTTTGACGGGTTAGCCGGAATACCCGGATTGCAGCCCCTGCCTTCAGCGGCGAATTTCTTACTGGTGCGATCGCAGCATTCCTGTTCCCAACTGCAACAGGACCTACTCACCCGTCACCGCATCCTAATCCGGGACTGCCTCAGCTTTCCCGAACTCGGCGACGCCTATTTTCGGGTGGCGGTGCGTCTCCCGGAAGAAAACCAGCGCCTAATTGCCGCCTTAACCGATATTTTGTCTTAG